In the Alphaproteobacteria bacterium genome, one interval contains:
- a CDS encoding integration host factor subunit alpha codes for MHTLTKDEIANKIFEEIGLSKTDAMKVIGQVLDLVGDALKNGETVKIPAFASFNVLTKSERVGRNPKTGEEVKITPRRVVSFRSSRMLREGLNA; via the coding sequence ATGCACACACTCACAAAAGATGAAATAGCGAACAAAATTTTTGAAGAGATTGGGCTGTCAAAGACTGATGCGATGAAAGTGATTGGTCAGGTTTTAGACTTGGTCGGTGATGCACTTAAAAATGGCGAGACAGTTAAGATTCCTGCATTTGCTTCCTTCAATGTATTGACTAAAAGCGAACGCGTTGGCCGTAACCCAAAAACAGGCGAAGAAGTTAAAATCACACCGCGCCGTGTTGTGAGCTTCCGCTCAAGCAGAATGCTGAGAGAAGGCCTAAACGCTTAG
- a CDS encoding ketoacyl-ACP synthase III, whose product MVTRSKITSVGSYLPPKVVTNYDLEKIVDTSHDWIVQRTGIEQRYLAEDDVLTSDLAIEAARKCLSKASIGIEDIDMIIVATTTPDRTFPATATRVQAQLGMERGCAFDVQAVCAGFIYGLSIADQFIKSGSAKHIMVIGAETFSRILDWNDRRTCVLFGDGAGAVILSAFEDSGDVQTEGILSTHLFSDGRYIDILCADGGPSLNRSSGVTTMVGQEVFKSAVKAMSDSVFQALEKNKLSVSDIDWFIPHQANSRILEAVGKRIGLDEKNLISTVSFHANTSAASIPLALDYAVSEGHVKKGQLVALSAFGAGLSWGSSLLRW is encoded by the coding sequence ATGGTCACTCGATCTAAAATTACAAGCGTTGGTTCTTATTTGCCACCTAAGGTTGTCACGAACTATGATTTAGAAAAAATCGTTGATACGTCACACGATTGGATTGTTCAGAGAACAGGCATAGAGCAGCGATATTTGGCTGAAGATGATGTGTTGACATCTGATTTGGCAATAGAAGCAGCGCGGAAATGTTTGTCAAAAGCCTCTATTGGCATTGAAGATATTGATATGATTATTGTTGCGACCACAACGCCGGATCGGACATTCCCGGCGACAGCAACAAGAGTACAGGCTCAGTTAGGGATGGAACGTGGTTGTGCGTTCGATGTTCAAGCTGTTTGTGCCGGCTTTATCTATGGGCTCTCAATTGCGGATCAGTTTATTAAATCGGGTTCAGCCAAACACATTATGGTGATTGGCGCTGAGACCTTCTCACGCATTTTAGATTGGAACGACAGACGTACTTGTGTTTTGTTTGGCGATGGTGCCGGAGCTGTTATTCTTTCAGCTTTTGAAGATTCAGGTGATGTTCAAACAGAAGGGATTCTCTCAACTCACCTATTTTCTGATGGTCGATATATAGATATTCTCTGTGCCGATGGTGGGCCTTCATTGAATCGTTCTTCAGGCGTCACAACTATGGTAGGACAAGAGGTTTTCAAAAGTGCCGTTAAGGCTATGAGTGATTCTGTTTTTCAAGCCCTTGAAAAGAATAAATTGAGTGTATCTGACATTGACTGGTTTATTCCGCACCAAGCAAACTCACGTATTCTAGAGGCCGTTGGGAAAAGAATAGGCCTTGATGAGAAAAACTTGATTTCAACAGTCTCATTCCATGCAAACACGTCAGCGGCTTCAATTCCGCTCGCCTTAGACTATGCTGTTTCTGAAGGGCATGTAAAGAAAGGGCAGCTGGTTGCCTTATCTGCATTTGGGGCAGGGCTTTCTTGGGGATCTTCCCTCTTGCGTTGGTAA
- a CDS encoding outer membrane protein assembly factor BamD, translating to MKNGFRYFGKIVLCLSLLSALAACKEDEIYIEKPVDQIYAQAKAAMDADNFNEAAKIFEEVERHHPYSSWATKARLMAAYCYYEALKYDDAIVSLDSFIQMHPGHKDIAYAYYLKGLSYYEQIADVRRDQSLTERAHEAFEELVEKFPDSTYAKDASLKLALLKDHLAGKEMAIGRFYLKQGYYQSAITRFQQVIVKYQTTSHTPEALHRLVEAYVSVGLFDEAESVAAVLGYNFPGSEWYEDSYALLRETDHVPRENDRSWISRAWKSLVK from the coding sequence ATGAAAAACGGCTTTCGATATTTCGGAAAAATTGTTCTTTGTCTCTCGCTATTAAGCGCTTTAGCGGCCTGTAAAGAAGATGAGATCTATATTGAAAAACCGGTTGATCAAATTTACGCTCAAGCTAAAGCAGCAATGGATGCTGATAATTTTAATGAGGCCGCAAAGATTTTTGAAGAGGTTGAGCGTCACCATCCTTATTCAAGCTGGGCAACAAAAGCACGATTAATGGCAGCCTACTGTTATTATGAGGCTTTAAAATATGATGATGCGATAGTATCACTTGATAGTTTTATTCAGATGCACCCAGGTCATAAAGACATTGCCTATGCTTACTATCTGAAAGGCCTTAGCTATTACGAGCAAATTGCGGATGTGCGTCGGGATCAATCCCTCACAGAGCGCGCTCATGAAGCTTTTGAAGAATTAGTTGAAAAATTTCCTGATAGCACTTATGCAAAAGATGCAAGTTTAAAGCTTGCCTTATTAAAGGATCACTTGGCAGGAAAGGAAATGGCAATCGGTCGTTTCTACTTAAAACAAGGTTATTATCAATCAGCCATTACACGTTTCCAGCAGGTCATTGTGAAATATCAAACAACAAGCCATACGCCAGAGGCTCTTCATCGTTTGGTTGAAGCCTATGTTTCAGTTGGTCTTTTTGATGAGGCTGAATCAGTTGCCGCTGTTTTAGGGTATAACTTTCCGGGTAGTGAATGGTATGAGGACTCATATGCATTGTTAAGAGAAACAGACCATGTTCCGCGTGAAAATGATCGTTCTTGGATCTCTAGGGCATGGAAATCTTTGGTAAAATAA
- a CDS encoding sel1 repeat family protein produces the protein MSHVLLRPVVPNETAIQSPISGESKFIKAHAYDIEFKMPFTLNKRSGAVNLEFQGLELVEQKKIFNRSVLFVENLNEIPQDITRNIFKAMSLLVPQEQLPDDLSLERRNQHQYSPSESLTILRNLRNNRALDIFFHPIIETLEAILYQSSADGIANDNKRAFILFKLAADKGYAVAQSILGTMYYSGDGVKQNLVEAARYFNLAVAQDDANAQYNLGAMYHAGEGVEQNLSEAFRLVKLAAAQGDVQAQYMIGTMYQTGRGVKRDFRKAARYYKKAADRGYVTAQYNLGTMYYNGKGYKKNMNEAARYFKLAADQGYDLAIQNLKVMYRNKQVVDPSLSENVPRIKLAADAGNVEAQFVLGTMYQTGRGVKSSLMEAVRYLQLAADQGHTEALFALIGLYRRKGNPTGASPELISHYSRLVATQMDRVAQDNIESLLRQFK, from the coding sequence ATGTCGCACGTGTTACTACGGCCAGTCGTTCCAAATGAAACAGCAATTCAAAGTCCAATAAGCGGTGAATCAAAATTTATCAAAGCACATGCTTATGATATTGAGTTTAAAATGCCTTTTACGCTCAATAAAAGATCAGGGGCGGTTAATTTAGAGTTTCAAGGTTTAGAATTGGTTGAACAGAAAAAGATTTTTAACCGGAGTGTTCTATTTGTTGAAAATCTGAATGAAATTCCTCAAGACATTACGCGGAATATTTTCAAGGCGATGTCTTTGCTAGTTCCACAAGAGCAATTACCGGATGATCTAAGTTTAGAGCGTAGAAACCAACATCAATACTCACCCTCTGAGAGTTTAACAATTTTACGCAATCTAAGAAATAATCGAGCATTAGATATTTTTTTTCATCCGATCATTGAAACTTTGGAAGCAATCTTATATCAAAGTAGTGCCGATGGTATTGCAAATGATAATAAAAGAGCGTTTATTCTCTTTAAGTTGGCCGCAGATAAAGGCTATGCAGTAGCTCAGTCTATTCTAGGAACGATGTATTACAGTGGTGATGGTGTTAAGCAAAATTTGGTTGAAGCCGCTCGTTATTTCAATCTTGCAGTAGCTCAAGATGATGCAAATGCTCAATATAACCTTGGAGCCATGTATCACGCTGGTGAGGGAGTTGAACAGAATTTATCAGAGGCATTTCGTTTGGTTAAGCTCGCAGCGGCTCAAGGTGATGTACAAGCGCAATATATGATTGGTACAATGTATCAAACGGGTAGGGGTGTTAAAAGAGATTTTCGTAAAGCGGCTCGTTATTATAAAAAGGCAGCGGATCGAGGTTATGTAACAGCTCAATACAATCTTGGAACCATGTATTATAATGGCAAAGGTTATAAAAAAAATATGAATGAAGCGGCTCGTTACTTTAAATTAGCCGCGGATCAGGGATATGATCTAGCCATCCAAAATCTTAAGGTTATGTACAGGAATAAGCAAGTAGTTGACCCATCTCTATCTGAAAATGTTCCGCGTATTAAATTGGCTGCAGATGCTGGAAATGTTGAAGCTCAATTTGTCCTTGGTACAATGTATCAAACAGGTAGGGGTGTTAAGTCAAGTTTGATGGAGGCTGTTCGTTACCTTCAGTTAGCTGCAGATCAAGGACACACAGAGGCATTATTTGCGCTTATTGGTTTGTATAGACGAAAAGGCAATCCCACTGGGGCAAGTCCAGAGTTGATTTCTCATTATTCTAGATTAGTTGCAACTCAGATGGATAGGGTTGCGCAAGATAATATTGAAAGTCTGTTGCGTCAGTTCAAGTAA
- the nagA gene encoding N-acetylglucosamine-6-phosphate deacetylase, which translates to MSKIYLQNCTRFDGLEIKTPVSLLLNEKKRILELDPSDLPSDIKRLDCSDLIAIPGFFDLQVNGGKGYFFNELPSFETAQQIQMAHQTFGTKDILITFITDHKEKWDRVLQDWSNLSSWPKGIAGLHLEGPFLSPKKPGVHSPNLIRKMDEADVRALIQLKEKIGDGVLLLTVAPEEISLGDVQRLVDAGIILFAGHSNANFEEASAFFKAGGHGATHLYNAMSGLSAREPGLIGAVLNNSRVATTIIADGYHVHETMLALAKGTRPIDKMILVSDAMPSAAGGPSAFTLQGKEIHTESGRSVTKDGVLSGSAVTLLDSIRYAHFTLGWSLEDCFMMTYTAPWSVMGREIKASRLQVGESFDDFLINRSLETLVEWF; encoded by the coding sequence GTGTCTAAAATTTATTTACAGAATTGTACGCGTTTTGATGGGCTTGAAATAAAGACTCCTGTGTCGTTGCTGCTTAATGAAAAGAAACGTATTCTTGAATTGGATCCGTCTGATTTGCCTTCTGATATCAAAAGACTTGATTGTTCTGATTTGATTGCGATTCCTGGATTTTTTGATCTGCAAGTGAATGGTGGAAAAGGGTATTTTTTCAATGAATTGCCTTCATTTGAAACAGCACAGCAAATACAAATGGCGCACCAAACTTTCGGAACGAAAGATATTCTCATCACCTTTATTACAGATCACAAAGAGAAATGGGATCGCGTGCTTCAAGATTGGTCAAATTTGTCTTCATGGCCAAAAGGCATAGCCGGTCTTCATTTAGAAGGTCCCTTCCTATCCCCCAAAAAACCGGGTGTTCATTCTCCAAACTTGATCCGTAAAATGGATGAGGCTGATGTTCGTGCTTTGATCCAATTAAAAGAAAAGATTGGAGATGGGGTTTTATTGCTCACAGTTGCTCCAGAAGAGATCTCGCTTGGGGATGTTCAAAGGCTTGTTGACGCTGGAATCATCTTGTTTGCAGGGCATAGCAATGCAAATTTTGAAGAAGCAAGCGCTTTTTTTAAAGCAGGCGGTCATGGCGCAACACATCTTTATAATGCGATGTCTGGGCTATCAGCACGAGAGCCTGGTCTTATTGGTGCGGTATTGAATAACTCTCGCGTCGCAACAACCATTATTGCTGACGGATATCATGTTCATGAAACCATGTTGGCTTTAGCAAAAGGTACAAGGCCAATTGATAAAATGATATTGGTGAGTGACGCCATGCCTTCAGCTGCCGGTGGGCCATCTGCTTTTACATTGCAAGGAAAAGAAATTCATACAGAATCTGGCCGTTCAGTGACAAAAGATGGTGTTTTGTCAGGGAGTGCAGTCACTTTGCTTGACTCAATTCGCTATGCACATTTTACTCTGGGATGGTCTTTGGAGGATTGTTTTATGATGACTTATACTGCACCATGGTCAGTGATGGGCCGAGAAATAAAAGCATCAAGGCTTCAGGTTGGGGAGTCGTTTGATGATTTCCTCATAAATCGCTCACTTGAGACTCTTGTTGAGTGGTTTTGA
- the trxB gene encoding thioredoxin-disulfide reductase, translated as MAMKKTTQFLIIGGGPAGYTAAIYAARANMSPILVQGMQPGGQLMITTDVENYPGFAEVIQGPFLMDQMEKQALHVGTEMVLDIVVDVDFSEKPYKAKCESGLVIHADAICIATGAKARWLGLESEEFFKGYGVSACATCDGFFFRGKRVAVIGGGNSALEEALYLTHHASEVVLVHRRDSFRGEKILFDRVKAHPKIRIEYNHVVDEILGSRGTQPVDKYVKAVALKHVQTGDLKNLEVDGVFIAIGHDPATEVFKGKVEMDGEGYILTKPDSTATNIPGVFAAGDVKDKVFRQAVTAAGMGCMSALEAEKYLATMAESKSKISNVA; from the coding sequence ATGGCCATGAAAAAAACAACACAATTTTTGATTATCGGCGGTGGGCCTGCTGGTTACACAGCAGCCATATATGCTGCGCGGGCGAATATGTCTCCTATATTGGTTCAGGGTATGCAGCCAGGTGGTCAGCTTATGATTACAACAGATGTTGAAAATTATCCAGGCTTTGCTGAAGTGATTCAAGGGCCATTCCTGATGGATCAGATGGAAAAGCAAGCGCTTCATGTTGGAACTGAGATGGTGCTTGATATTGTTGTAGATGTTGATTTTTCAGAAAAACCTTACAAAGCAAAATGTGAGAGCGGTCTTGTGATTCATGCAGATGCCATTTGCATTGCAACGGGAGCAAAGGCTCGCTGGCTTGGTTTAGAGAGTGAAGAGTTCTTCAAGGGATACGGTGTTTCAGCTTGTGCAACTTGTGATGGTTTCTTTTTTAGAGGAAAGCGTGTTGCAGTGATTGGTGGCGGAAATTCAGCATTAGAAGAGGCGCTTTATTTAACACATCATGCCAGTGAAGTGGTTTTGGTGCATCGTCGTGATTCTTTCAGAGGGGAAAAAATTCTTTTTGATCGTGTGAAAGCCCATCCAAAGATTCGCATTGAATATAATCATGTCGTGGATGAAATTTTAGGGAGCAGAGGCACGCAGCCGGTTGATAAATATGTGAAAGCAGTTGCATTGAAACATGTTCAAACTGGTGATTTAAAAAATCTTGAGGTTGATGGGGTCTTTATTGCAATCGGTCATGATCCGGCAACAGAGGTTTTCAAAGGAAAAGTTGAGATGGATGGGGAAGGGTATATTTTAACCAAGCCAGATTCAACAGCGACGAACATCCCGGGTGTTTTTGCCGCAGGCGATGTCAAGGATAAGGTTTTCAGACAAGCTGTAACGGCTGCGGGTATGGGCTGCATGTCTGCTCTTGAGGCTGAGAAATACTTGGCTACGATGGCAGAGTCTAAATCTAAAATCTCAAATGTCGCTTAG